In a single window of the Desulfovibrio sp. ZJ209 genome:
- the bioB gene encoding biotin synthase BioB, whose translation MGSFSVTAPGEALALLALPDAELFSRAEQLRREASGHSVHLCAIINIRSGHCGMDCHFCAQSRHNPVPQAGFPLLEEAVLRERILDLAATPVRRIGLVASGAALDGEDFERVLRLVAALPAPVRGRLCASFGRLDEKRMARLASSGITRYHHNLETSAHYYPQICSTQLWEQRRDTARRAQAAGLSLCCGGIFGLGETWEDRISVAFALRELGVSHVPLNFLHPLPGTPLARRPPLRPEEALRIIAVFRHVLPGAALRICGGRPLALGRRQGEIFAAGANALMTGDYLTTSGEALSHDLDLIATCGMEAPRRA comes from the coding sequence ATGGGTTCTTTCTCTGTCACGGCCCCCGGGGAAGCGCTGGCACTGCTCGCGTTGCCCGATGCCGAGCTCTTTTCCCGCGCGGAACAGCTCCGGCGCGAGGCCAGCGGGCATTCGGTGCATCTGTGCGCCATCATCAATATCCGCAGCGGCCATTGCGGCATGGATTGCCATTTTTGCGCCCAGAGCCGGCACAATCCCGTGCCGCAGGCCGGCTTTCCGCTGCTTGAAGAGGCTGTGCTGCGCGAGCGCATCCTCGACCTGGCGGCCACGCCGGTACGCCGCATCGGCCTTGTGGCGAGCGGCGCGGCGCTGGACGGCGAGGATTTTGAGCGCGTGCTCAGGCTTGTGGCGGCGTTGCCGGCCCCCGTGCGCGGGCGCCTCTGCGCCTCCTTCGGGCGGCTGGATGAAAAGCGCATGGCGCGCCTCGCCTCGTCTGGCATCACCCGTTACCACCACAATCTGGAGACCTCGGCGCACTACTATCCACAGATATGCTCCACCCAACTCTGGGAGCAGCGCCGGGACACGGCGCGCCGCGCGCAGGCCGCGGGCCTCAGCCTCTGTTGTGGCGGTATTTTCGGCCTTGGTGAAACGTGGGAGGACCGTATCAGCGTGGCCTTCGCCCTGCGCGAACTGGGCGTCAGCCATGTGCCGCTGAATTTTCTCCATCCCCTACCCGGTACGCCGCTGGCAAGGCGGCCCCCTCTCCGCCCGGAGGAAGCCCTGCGCATCATCGCGGTGTTCCGGCATGTCCTGCCCGGGGCCGCGCTCCGCATCTGCGGCGGCCGCCCGCTGGCGCTCGGACGGCGGCAGGGGGAGATATTCGCCGCCGGCGCCAATGCGCTCATGACCGGCGACTACCTCACCACCAGCGGGGAAGCGCTCAGCCATGACCTTGACCTGATCGCCACCTGCGGCATGGAGGCGCCTCGTCGTGCCTGA
- the bioA gene encoding adenosylmethionine--8-amino-7-oxononanoate transaminase, giving the protein MPESAAPLRAVFVAGTGTDVGKTVVTAGLLRALHGLGVAAQAVKPVQTGIPAADKAPGAPLAGDATVYTAAVADLAATSLPPAAVLRTFALPASPFLAASEEGAMLDAAGLARDIRGHWARVAPAAEVLLLEAAGGLLAPLNARESMLDLMARVGAPVVLAVRNELGALNHALLSLAALQGRGLALAGLAMVEPPRAVREASGNRILEDNIRFLRDRLKQDWPGAVLCPVPQAELSAPQGWELVARALLPLARALWTGPVHPGGASSGDMESRDHAALWHPYASATRLPPLETAALSHENRIVLADGRELVDGMSSWWAAVHGYNHPRLIAALRAQSSRMPHVMFGGLTHAPGVILGERLLAAMPPGLSRLFFADSGSVAVEVALKMALQCQQGRGERRRTRFLAPRGGYHGDTLGAMSVCDPVTGMHSLFAGLVPQQRFMERPSCRLDAPFADAALDDARRVFAEHGDEIAAVILEPVVQGAGGMWFYHPGYLRGLADLCRKAGALLIFDEIATGFGRTGRFFAAEWAGVTPDILCCGKALTGGVLTLAATACTAAVAEDICREGRVFMHGPTFMGNPLACAVAGASLDILEEGHWQEQVAALERQLAQGLAPCRQFEGVADVRVLGAIGVVEMEAPVNGPALQRFFVERGVWIRPFGQLIYLMPPYITPPEDVARLCAAVAEAVAGGAWRLADG; this is encoded by the coding sequence GTGCCTGAGAGCGCCGCCCCCCTTCGCGCCGTCTTTGTGGCCGGCACGGGCACGGATGTGGGCAAGACCGTGGTCACGGCCGGCCTCTTGCGCGCGTTGCACGGCCTCGGCGTGGCGGCGCAGGCGGTCAAGCCGGTTCAGACAGGCATCCCGGCTGCGGACAAGGCCCCCGGAGCACCCCTTGCCGGGGATGCCACGGTCTATACGGCGGCCGTGGCCGACCTGGCGGCCACATCACTTCCGCCCGCAGCGGTGCTCCGCACCTTCGCCCTCCCGGCCTCGCCCTTTTTGGCGGCGTCCGAAGAAGGCGCCATGCTGGACGCCGCCGGCCTTGCGCGTGATATCCGGGGGCACTGGGCGCGCGTGGCGCCTGCAGCCGAAGTGCTGCTTCTGGAGGCCGCGGGCGGCCTGCTGGCGCCGCTCAATGCGCGCGAGAGCATGCTGGACCTCATGGCGAGGGTGGGCGCGCCGGTGGTCCTCGCCGTCCGCAACGAGCTGGGCGCGCTCAATCATGCCCTGCTTTCACTGGCGGCCTTGCAAGGGCGCGGCCTCGCGTTGGCCGGCCTCGCCATGGTGGAGCCGCCCCGCGCAGTGCGCGAGGCCAGCGGGAACCGTATTCTGGAAGACAATATCCGCTTTTTGCGCGACCGGCTGAAGCAGGACTGGCCCGGCGCCGTGCTCTGCCCCGTGCCGCAGGCGGAACTTTCCGCCCCGCAGGGGTGGGAGCTCGTAGCCCGGGCGCTCCTGCCGCTGGCGCGCGCGCTGTGGACAGGCCCGGTTCACCCCGGGGGCGCCAGTTCCGGCGACATGGAGTCCCGCGACCATGCCGCGCTCTGGCATCCCTATGCCTCGGCCACGCGCCTGCCGCCGCTGGAAACCGCGGCCCTGAGCCATGAGAACCGCATCGTCCTCGCCGACGGCCGGGAACTGGTGGACGGCATGTCCTCGTGGTGGGCCGCCGTGCACGGCTATAACCACCCGCGCCTCATCGCCGCCCTGCGCGCGCAAAGTAGCCGCATGCCGCACGTGATGTTCGGCGGCCTCACGCATGCGCCGGGGGTCATACTTGGGGAACGGCTGCTCGCCGCCATGCCGCCCGGCCTTTCGCGGCTGTTCTTCGCCGATTCCGGCTCCGTGGCCGTGGAAGTGGCCCTCAAGATGGCCCTCCAGTGCCAGCAGGGCAGGGGAGAGCGGCGGCGCACCCGTTTTCTCGCGCCGCGCGGCGGCTATCATGGCGACACGCTGGGGGCCATGTCCGTCTGCGACCCGGTGACGGGCATGCACAGCCTCTTCGCCGGCCTCGTGCCGCAGCAGCGGTTCATGGAGCGCCCGTCCTGCCGCCTTGACGCGCCCTTTGCGGATGCCGCGCTCGACGACGCGCGCCGCGTTTTTGCCGAGCACGGCGACGAGATAGCCGCCGTCATCCTCGAGCCCGTGGTGCAGGGCGCCGGCGGCATGTGGTTCTACCATCCCGGCTATTTGCGGGGCCTTGCCGACCTGTGCCGCAAGGCCGGCGCGCTGCTCATCTTTGACGAGATCGCCACGGGCTTCGGCCGCACGGGCCGCTTCTTCGCCGCGGAGTGGGCCGGAGTCACCCCTGATATCCTCTGTTGCGGCAAGGCGCTCACCGGCGGCGTGCTGACCCTGGCGGCCACCGCCTGCACCGCGGCCGTGGCCGAAGACATCTGCCGCGAGGGTCGCGTCTTCATGCACGGGCCGACCTTCATGGGCAATCCGCTCGCCTGCGCGGTGGCCGGCGCCTCGCTTGACATCTTGGAGGAAGGGCACTGGCAGGAACAGGTGGCGGCGCTTGAGCGGCAACTTGCCCAAGGGCTCGCGCCCTGCCGTCAGTTCGAGGGCGTGGCCGACGTGCGCGTGCTCGGCGCCATCGGTGTGGTGGAAATGGAGGCCCCGGTCAACGGGCCGGCCCTGCAGCGCTTCTTTGTGGAGCGCGGCGTCTGGATCCGGCCTTTCGGCCAGCTTATCTACCTCATGCCGCCCTATATCACGCCGCCGGAAGACGTGGCGCGGCTCTGCGCGGCCGTGGCAGAGGCGGTGGCCGGGGGTGCCTGGCGCCTCGCGGACGGCTAG
- a CDS encoding Bcr/CflA family efflux MFS transporter, with amino-acid sequence MKNRRLFYPGNRFLILYLSFLSAFAPISTDMYLPALPSIARTFATTNELASATISTFMLLFAVSMLFWGPVSDRYGRKPVLLAGSLLYIVSSIALCLTGSIGAFLAWRGVQAVGSGAASAMSLAIVKDVLRGGSMEKVVTVMQATVIIAPLTAPVLGGWLLLMVDWRGIFLCLALCGVAALIGTLWLRETHPRSGGLTLGATFKRMGVALGHRNFLYPLLIFSAMSMPFMSYLAVSAFIFQDTFHVSPQEYSLFFALNASASLLGPFLHMGIFRHWNRNRVLAGHLSAMCLAGISVICWGSHGPWTFALLFALLTLLGSALRAPSTVLMMESIEGDNGIVSSLINCTGLLFGALSMLLASLSVWPGAILAVGCISTVVSALCLAAWLAVLRRRARD; translated from the coding sequence ATGAAAAACCGCCGCCTCTTTTACCCGGGCAACCGTTTTCTCATCCTCTACCTGTCCTTTTTGAGCGCCTTCGCCCCCATCTCCACGGACATGTACCTGCCGGCGCTCCCCTCCATAGCGCGCACCTTCGCCACCACCAACGAGCTCGCGAGCGCCACCATCAGCACCTTCATGCTGCTGTTTGCCGTCTCCATGCTCTTCTGGGGGCCGGTAAGCGACAGATACGGCCGCAAGCCCGTCCTGTTGGCGGGTTCCCTGCTCTACATCGTCTCCAGCATCGCCCTCTGCCTCACGGGCTCCATCGGGGCCTTTCTCGCCTGGCGCGGCGTGCAGGCCGTGGGCAGCGGGGCGGCCAGCGCCATGTCACTCGCCATCGTCAAGGATGTGCTGCGCGGCGGCTCCATGGAAAAAGTGGTGACCGTCATGCAGGCCACGGTCATCATTGCGCCGCTCACCGCCCCGGTGCTCGGTGGCTGGCTTTTGCTCATGGTGGACTGGCGGGGCATCTTCCTCTGCCTCGCCCTGTGCGGCGTGGCGGCGCTCATCGGCACCCTCTGGCTCAGGGAGACCCATCCCCGCAGCGGCGGCCTCACCCTCGGGGCGACTTTCAAGCGCATGGGCGTGGCGCTCGGCCACAGGAACTTTCTCTACCCGCTGCTCATCTTTTCGGCCATGTCCATGCCTTTCATGTCCTACCTCGCGGTGTCGGCCTTTATCTTTCAGGATACCTTTCACGTGTCCCCCCAGGAATACAGCCTGTTTTTCGCGCTCAACGCCTCCGCTTCCCTGCTGGGACCCTTCCTGCACATGGGTATTTTCCGCCACTGGAACAGGAACCGCGTGCTTGCCGGGCACCTCTCTGCCATGTGCCTTGCGGGCATCAGCGTCATTTGCTGGGGAAGCCACGGCCCGTGGACCTTCGCCCTGCTGTTCGCGCTCCTCACCCTGTTGGGGAGCGCCCTGCGCGCGCCCTCGACCGTGCTGATGATGGAGAGCATCGAGGGCGACAACGGCATCGTCTCCTCGCTCATCAACTGCACAGGCCTGCTCTTCGGCGCGCTGTCCATGCTGCTGGCGAGCCTTTCGGTGTGGCCCGGCGCCATACTGGCCGTGGGCTGCATTTCCACGGTCGTTTCCGCCCTGTGCCTCGCCGCGTGGCTCGCCGTGCTGCGGAGGCGCGCTCGGGACTGA
- a CDS encoding methylated-DNA--[protein]-cysteine S-methyltransferase — translation MYIDRYFSPLGELALACDDEALVGLWLEREAALEAMGAAPAVEWPDAPLLKLAREWLDAYFAGKRPGTGALPLAPAGTPFQKLIWSLLRAIPYGEWTTYGAIARNAAQALHKERMSSRAVGGAVGRNPISIIIPCHRVVGAGGDLTGYGGGIERKIRLLELEGADMRRFRLPRRGKYAAH, via the coding sequence ATGTACATCGATAGGTATTTTTCCCCGCTCGGAGAACTGGCCCTCGCCTGCGATGATGAAGCCCTGGTGGGACTGTGGCTGGAGCGCGAGGCCGCCCTTGAGGCCATGGGGGCGGCCCCTGCGGTGGAATGGCCCGACGCCCCCCTCCTGAAGCTGGCCCGGGAATGGCTCGACGCCTATTTCGCTGGCAAAAGGCCCGGTACCGGCGCCCTCCCGTTGGCGCCCGCGGGCACGCCCTTCCAGAAGCTCATCTGGAGCCTCCTTCGCGCCATCCCCTACGGGGAATGGACCACCTATGGGGCCATCGCCCGTAACGCCGCGCAAGCCCTGCACAAGGAGCGCATGTCCAGCCGCGCCGTGGGGGGCGCCGTGGGCCGCAATCCCATCTCCATCATCATCCCCTGTCACCGGGTCGTGGGCGCGGGCGGCGACCTCACCGGCTATGGCGGGGGCATTGAGCGGAAGATACGGCTTCTGGAGCTGGAAGGCGCGGACATGCGCCGCTTCAGGCTGCCCCGCAGGGGAAAATACGCCGCGCATTGA